TCGGACAGCTTCAGAGACGCATCGAAACCCTGCTTGCTGTCCTTGTCCGACACGAGTTCGAGCGCGCCGAGCAGACCGCGATGCCGCGAATCGCCGACGAGCGGATGCTCGAGCAGCGCGTCGAGGCCGGCGGCGAAATGCGGCGCCATGGCCTGGCCGTTCGCGAGCAGACCGCCTTCGTGATAGAGGCGCATGACCTCGAGTGCGATCGCCGCGCTGACCGGATGCGCCGAGTACGTGTGACCGTGACCGACGGTCGCAGTGCCGTCGGCGTCGCCGGCAATCCCCTGATAAATCGCGTCCGACATCAATACCGCACCCATTGGCGCGTAACCTGCGGTCAGGCCTTTCGCGACGGTCATCAGATCGGGCTCCACCTGCTCGCCCTCGCACGCGAAGAGCGGGCCGGTGCGGCCGAAACCGGTAATGACCTCGTCGGCGACGAACAGGATGTCGAGACGACGGCACGCGTCGCGCATGGCCTTGAGCCAGCCGGCCGGCGGTACGATTACGCCGCCCGAACCCTGAATCGGCTCACAGAAGAAGGCGGCGACATTGTCCACACCGAGCTCGGCAACCTTCGCTTCGAGTGCCGCCACGCAAGAGGCGATCAACGCCTGCGAATCGCTGCCGTCCGGTTGACGGTAAGCATACGGCGACGGTAAATGATGCTGATGCGGCAGCGGCAGATCGAAGTGATGATGGAACGCGGGCAATGCCGTCAACCCGGCGCCTACCGATGACGAGCCGTGATAGCCGCGTTGCAGCGCGAGCATGTGCTTCCTCGTCGGGCGGCCGGTTGCATTGTAGTAATGCGTGATGAAACGGATCGCCGAGTCCACCGCATCCGAGCCGCCCAGCGTGAAATACACATGCTGCAATGAAGCCGGGGCGAGCGACACGAGCTTTTCGGCGAGCTCGATCGCGGGCTCCGATCCGAAGTGGAAATAGCCGGTCGCATAGGGCAGGCGCGCCATCTGTTCGGTGGCTGCCTTGACGATGCTTTGCTGGCCATAGCCGGTGTTGACGCACCAGAGCCCGGAGAACGCGTCCAGCAACTCGTTACCGTCGATATCGCGCAGGAAAGCGCCATGTCCGGATTCGAGCACGGTGACGCCGCGCGCTTCGTGCGCGCGGTAGTTGATGACAGGATGGATCAGGTGCTTGCGGTCGGCTTCGATGAGCGATTGATTCGACATGGTGGGTATCTCGTCGCGGGGTGGACTGTTGACGAACCCATACTACCCATTCACCGCTGTCGGCCGAGTCGTCAAAAAACGTTTGAAAAAGCGCAGGCGCCGCGTTTTGAACCCCACGCGCAGCATTTTGTGCTGCATGCGCTTAAAAGCCTGCCTGGACGACGGCACTTCAGTCGGCACTTCAGTCGGCACCTGAATCACGCGCGTTATCGTTGAGCTCCGACCGGCGATACTCAATAACCGCGCGCGCGGTCGATCGCGCCTTGCATCGGTTCGCCGGCGCGATAGCGGCGCAGATTGTCGAGTACGGCATCGACCGCCGTATCGGGCTTTGTCGCGCTTGCGACGTGCGGGGTGATGCGCACGCGCGGGTGGTCCCACAGCGCATGACTGGCGGGCAGCGGTTCGGGATCGGTGACATCGAGCACGGCATTGCGCAGCTGGCCGCTCTCGAGTGCTTCGAGCAGATCGGTCGTCACGAGTTGCGGACCGCGGCCGACATGAACCAGCGAGGCTCCCGCAGGCAATGCGTCGAACACGCGTTTGCCGAGCAGGCCGCGGGTTGCGCCGGTCAGCGGCAACAGGCAGACCAGCACATCGGAGCGGGCGAGAAACGTGTCGAGCGTGGCCTCGCCGGCAAAGCATGGCACGCCATCGATCTCGCGCGGCGAGCGGCTCCAGCCCGCGCATGCAAAGCCGAACAGGCGTAATCGCTCGAGCACCGCGGTGCCGA
The nucleotide sequence above comes from Paraburkholderia sp. SOS3. Encoded proteins:
- a CDS encoding aspartate aminotransferase family protein, with the translated sequence MSNQSLIEADRKHLIHPVINYRAHEARGVTVLESGHGAFLRDIDGNELLDAFSGLWCVNTGYGQQSIVKAATEQMARLPYATGYFHFGSEPAIELAEKLVSLAPASLQHVYFTLGGSDAVDSAIRFITHYYNATGRPTRKHMLALQRGYHGSSSVGAGLTALPAFHHHFDLPLPHQHHLPSPYAYRQPDGSDSQALIASCVAALEAKVAELGVDNVAAFFCEPIQGSGGVIVPPAGWLKAMRDACRRLDILFVADEVITGFGRTGPLFACEGEQVEPDLMTVAKGLTAGYAPMGAVLMSDAIYQGIAGDADGTATVGHGHTYSAHPVSAAIALEVMRLYHEGGLLANGQAMAPHFAAGLDALLEHPLVGDSRHRGLLGALELVSDKDSKQGFDASLKLSERIAAAAYRNRIVFRAFGDNILGFAPALCYSEAEFALLFKRLKHTLDDVLNDAEVRAALRGASRAAA
- a CDS encoding 2-hydroxyacid dehydrogenase, with protein sequence MTFLYKADPVRGAQWAARFAQLAPELPFRIWPDVGDPAAIRYLAAWQPDDLARTLPNLEIVFSVAAGVDQFDLTGVPAHLPVVRMMEPGIVDGMVEYVTEAVLAVHRDLFDYALQQRERIWKPLPVRTAETRRVGVLGVGMLGTAVLERLRLFGFACAGWSRSPREIDGVPCFAGEATLDTFLARSDVLVCLLPLTGATRGLLGKRVFDALPAGASLVHVGRGPQLVTTDLLEALESGQLRNAVLDVTDPEPLPASHALWDHPRVRITPHVASATKPDTAVDAVLDNLRRYRAGEPMQGAIDRARGY